In Methanolobus chelungpuianus, a genomic segment contains:
- a CDS encoding PGF-pre-PGF domain-containing protein, whose amino-acid sequence MLLNGKSTRRSVCRKSGRDLLYILCILLVVVSAGMANADSDDENDTVSTDDSEDDKDTDSSEDAAETEDTTSAGDPSAAEPGDNEDETGEDDPVSKEGNPNDTGSGDTQAGDEGEADPAESDDPEDSTQGSDGSASDKDTIISANTSASNTSESQDSDEKKDEDSNGGKKEKDNGKSSEGSAAAAPAEPALNNNEISEDKQDTKKSSDDTDKDNDSKADSDNKKDTDAKADSSGSVPDTSSKDDDASKDENGKEKSPKDDTAKDSSSKDNPSKGASVTRDSGSVSSSTGSSTGTASTTVSSTANNKSKYTADTKESSGGNLTTDHTSNVSSQVNASVNISSNLSIIRSEDAEFLREFRDSTESGDNIEFRDYSFASIVRGQEALFRFGYEENVVTSVSFMPAVSGGHVRTVVEILKGTSTLIREHAPGMVYRNFNIWVGDAEFSPQKITDARVSFKVEKEWLTSNDIDSGTMVLYTYINGWNSLSTEITGEDEEYVYYTAQTPGFSLFAIASTEDSYMLTGDQAGKLPAAREDSGIGSSAAASGKSEVPHYNTYRSAAILLVSLLVAGAVGMAGLKYMARPAGNGSMDDGDNSDVKN is encoded by the coding sequence ATGCTTTTAAACGGAAAGAGCACCAGACGGTCCGTTTGCCGGAAATCAGGAAGGGACCTGTTGTATATTTTATGCATCCTTCTTGTCGTGGTATCTGCGGGTATGGCAAACGCAGACTCTGATGATGAGAATGATACGGTTTCAACCGATGACAGTGAAGATGACAAGGATACCGATAGCAGCGAGGATGCCGCTGAAACAGAAGATACAACGAGTGCTGGTGATCCTTCGGCAGCTGAACCTGGTGACAATGAGGATGAAACAGGTGAAGACGATCCTGTAAGTAAAGAGGGCAATCCCAATGACACCGGATCAGGAGATACCCAGGCCGGAGATGAAGGCGAAGCAGACCCTGCTGAGTCCGATGATCCGGAAGACAGCACACAAGGCTCCGACGGATCAGCTTCAGATAAGGATACAATAATATCTGCCAATACATCAGCCAGCAACACCAGTGAATCCCAGGACAGCGATGAGAAAAAGGACGAGGATAGTAACGGGGGTAAGAAAGAGAAGGATAACGGCAAATCCAGCGAAGGGTCAGCAGCCGCAGCTCCCGCTGAGCCTGCTCTGAATAACAATGAGATAAGTGAGGATAAACAGGATACTAAGAAATCCTCCGATGATACAGACAAGGACAACGACAGCAAGGCAGACAGTGATAATAAAAAAGATACTGATGCCAAGGCCGATTCTTCAGGTTCCGTTCCAGATACCAGCTCTAAGGATGATGATGCTTCTAAGGATGAAAATGGTAAAGAAAAATCACCCAAGGATGACACTGCTAAAGATAGTTCCTCTAAGGATAATCCTTCTAAGGGTGCTTCAGTAACCAGGGATTCCGGCTCTGTAAGCAGTTCAACAGGAAGCTCAACTGGTACTGCCAGTACTACTGTTAGCAGCACGGCCAATAACAAATCCAAGTACACTGCGGATACTAAGGAAAGCTCAGGCGGCAACCTCACAACAGATCATACAAGCAATGTGAGCAGTCAGGTGAATGCTTCAGTTAACATCTCTTCGAACCTTTCCATTATACGCTCTGAAGATGCGGAATTCCTCAGAGAGTTCCGTGACTCGACGGAGTCCGGGGATAATATTGAATTCAGGGACTACTCTTTTGCTTCTATTGTAAGGGGTCAGGAGGCACTGTTCAGATTTGGATATGAGGAAAATGTTGTTACTTCTGTCAGTTTCATGCCGGCGGTCAGCGGGGGACATGTCCGGACCGTTGTGGAGATCCTGAAGGGCACCTCGACACTTATCAGGGAGCACGCGCCTGGAATGGTGTACAGGAACTTCAATATATGGGTAGGAGACGCTGAGTTCTCTCCGCAGAAGATCACAGATGCAAGGGTCAGCTTTAAGGTGGAGAAGGAGTGGCTCACATCAAACGATATCGACTCCGGGACCATGGTCCTTTATACATATATCAATGGCTGGAACTCCCTGTCTACGGAAATAACAGGAGAGGATGAGGAGTATGTGTACTATACGGCACAGACTCCGGGATTCTCATTATTTGCCATCGCAAGTACAGAAGACTCATATATGCTCACTGGCGACCAGGCTGGTAAACTACCGGCTGCGCGAGAGGACAGTGGCATTGGGAGCAGTGCAGCAGCCTCCGGGAAGAGTGAGGTCCCACATTACAATACTTACAGGAGCGCTGCAATCCTGCTGGTCAGCCTGCTTGTTGCAGGGGCTGTGGGTATGGCAGGTCTGAAGTATATGGCTCGCCCTGCTGGAAATGGTAGTATGGATGATGGTGACAATAGTGATGTTAAAAACTGA
- the acs gene encoding acetate--CoA ligase alpha subunit, with translation MLDRMFDPNAVAVIGASRNKGKVGRAVLENLMAASDDIDIIPINPKDEEILGLRAYPSILDVPREKNVELAVIVIPAKLVPGAIEQCALAGVKNVVVISAGFKEAGIEGAHLERECVALCEKYGIDMVGPNCLGIIDTASGLNASFAANMALRGNIAMMSQSGAICTVTLDWAEKTSVGFSKFVSLGNKADLDENDFLGFFNRDKDTSVIAAYLEGIKNGPDFIKVARQVTRSKPVIVVKSGRTSVGSRAVSSHTGTLAGADAAYDAAFRQSGVLRADSLAEMLDKSRAFSAYPLPAGRNIAIVTNAGGLGILAADACSNAGLTITSLEESTIAKLREALPPAAGLYNPVDVLGDASADMYAYALRTVLADRNVNGVIVLVSPQAMTAVGEIAEKIVDTVKSSDKPVLCNLAGGTRVQEGEDILHRNGIPNYPFPERAVTSMYALCEYYSIRNRSYVPPDEMKVDRIHAAEAIREAREKKTRTLGLESMGILSSYGIHVVDSRIAKTLPEAVRISEEIGYPVVMKIVSPDISHKTDVGGIRLNLQHADDVERAYNTMMSDVRHYMHNAQIAGVQIQKMLSGGKEVIIGMNRDPQFGPLLMFGLGGTYVEFLKDVSFAVAPISIEDAKHMITSIKTYPLIAGVRGEQPSDIASIIDTLMKVSQLSMDFPEIMEFEINPLMVMPEGKGCVAMDVRFTIDTK, from the coding sequence ATGCTTGACAGAATGTTTGATCCAAATGCCGTAGCCGTTATAGGGGCTTCGAGGAACAAAGGCAAGGTGGGAAGGGCAGTACTTGAGAATCTCATGGCTGCCAGTGACGACATAGATATAATTCCCATCAACCCCAAGGACGAGGAAATACTGGGGCTTCGCGCCTATCCCTCTATCCTGGATGTCCCCCGGGAGAAGAATGTCGAACTTGCAGTTATAGTGATACCGGCAAAGCTGGTTCCCGGAGCCATCGAGCAGTGTGCTCTTGCAGGTGTGAAGAACGTTGTCGTTATCTCGGCAGGCTTCAAGGAGGCAGGCATAGAGGGTGCCCACCTGGAACGTGAATGCGTCGCTTTGTGCGAAAAGTACGGCATCGATATGGTAGGGCCCAACTGTCTGGGTATTATTGATACGGCATCAGGTCTTAATGCATCCTTTGCCGCAAACATGGCATTAAGGGGCAACATTGCCATGATGTCACAATCCGGGGCCATATGTACCGTGACCCTGGACTGGGCCGAGAAGACAAGTGTCGGTTTCTCCAAGTTCGTGAGCCTTGGAAATAAGGCTGACCTTGATGAGAACGATTTCCTCGGTTTCTTTAACAGGGATAAAGATACGTCTGTCATCGCCGCATACCTTGAAGGGATAAAGAACGGGCCGGATTTCATAAAGGTTGCAAGGCAGGTAACCCGCTCCAAGCCTGTAATAGTTGTGAAATCGGGAAGGACCTCGGTAGGTTCCAGGGCAGTATCATCCCACACAGGTACCCTTGCGGGTGCTGATGCTGCATATGATGCAGCTTTCAGGCAGAGCGGTGTGCTGCGTGCAGACTCCCTGGCAGAGATGCTTGACAAATCCAGGGCCTTTTCGGCTTATCCCCTGCCAGCCGGCAGGAACATTGCTATTGTGACCAATGCCGGCGGTCTGGGGATACTGGCTGCTGATGCATGTTCCAATGCAGGGCTGACCATCACATCCCTTGAGGAATCCACTATCGCAAAGCTCAGGGAAGCGCTGCCACCGGCTGCAGGATTGTACAATCCCGTGGATGTGCTCGGGGATGCAAGTGCCGATATGTATGCCTATGCGCTCAGGACCGTGCTTGCAGACAGGAATGTGAACGGAGTGATAGTTCTTGTGTCCCCGCAAGCAATGACCGCTGTGGGAGAGATCGCGGAGAAGATAGTTGATACCGTAAAGAGCTCCGATAAGCCCGTGCTCTGCAATCTGGCAGGCGGTACACGGGTCCAGGAAGGTGAGGATATCCTGCACCGAAATGGGATCCCGAATTATCCGTTCCCTGAGAGAGCGGTCACAAGCATGTATGCATTGTGTGAGTACTATTCCATCAGGAACCGGAGTTACGTGCCACCCGATGAGATGAAGGTGGACAGAATACATGCAGCTGAAGCCATAAGAGAGGCACGCGAGAAAAAGACACGGACCCTTGGCCTTGAGTCTATGGGCATATTGTCCTCATACGGAATTCATGTGGTAGATTCCAGGATCGCGAAAACCCTCCCTGAAGCAGTGAGGATATCCGAAGAGATAGGTTACCCCGTGGTCATGAAGATCGTATCGCCTGACATCTCTCACAAGACCGATGTGGGAGGCATCCGTCTCAACCTGCAGCACGCCGATGACGTGGAGCGCGCTTATAACACCATGATGTCTGACGTGCGCCACTATATGCACAATGCACAGATAGCAGGCGTCCAGATACAGAAAATGCTCAGCGGGGGGAAGGAAGTGATCATCGGGATGAACCGGGACCCTCAGTTCGGACCTTTGCTGATGTTCGGGCTTGGAGGCACCTACGTGGAGTTCCTCAAGGATGTTTCCTTTGCAGTAGCGCCCATAAGCATCGAAGATGCAAAGCACATGATAACATCCATCAAGACATATCCGCTCATTGCAGGCGTCAGGGGTGAACAGCCTTCAGACATTGCGTCTATAATCGACACGCTCATGAAAGTATCTCAGCTGAGCATGGATTTTCCTGAGATAATGGAATTCGAGATTAACCCTCTCATGGTAATGCCGGAGGGCAAGGGCTGTGTTGCAATGGATGTGCGTTTTACCATAGATACAAAATGA
- a CDS encoding phosphotransacetylase family protein has translation MASILVSSSEEYSGKSSICMGLGKIFQNKGYVIGYMKPVGNLLINVYGSLVDEDSESIKKLLGLQDPSESITPVYLTDSLINDTLTGIRKNLDSRLREAYARISEGKDIVIIEGTGGIGGGAMYDLSDPEIASKLGTRMLLVTRFDSIYAIDRILCDLRIIRDPDMLAGVILNEVPPAMLDRVKELVVPFLERRGISIFGVIPQDETLRSIPISDIVDGLNGDILVGSDKLAELVDNYLVGAMEAGSAIKYFRRTPDSAVITGGDRADIQMAAIEARVKCIILTGNMQPSGAVLASAEAVGIPVVLVRGDTMSTIERMEHLIGHAHVKQQVKLDRILTLLENNVNVEAIAESMGIKI, from the coding sequence ATGGCATCGATATTGGTAAGTTCATCTGAGGAATATTCAGGTAAGAGTTCCATCTGCATGGGACTGGGTAAGATCTTCCAGAACAAAGGCTATGTTATCGGATACATGAAGCCGGTCGGAAATCTTCTGATCAATGTGTACGGGTCCCTTGTGGATGAGGATTCGGAAAGCATCAAAAAGCTGCTCGGACTGCAGGATCCCAGTGAGTCCATCACGCCGGTATATCTTACTGACAGCCTCATCAACGACACCTTGACCGGGATCAGGAAGAATCTTGACAGCAGGCTGCGTGAGGCATATGCAAGGATATCAGAAGGTAAGGACATTGTGATTATCGAAGGTACCGGAGGTATCGGAGGCGGTGCGATGTATGACCTCTCTGATCCTGAGATCGCCTCAAAGCTTGGTACGCGGATGCTGCTCGTAACCCGTTTTGATTCTATATATGCAATTGACCGCATATTGTGCGACCTGCGGATAATACGTGACCCGGATATGCTAGCGGGAGTTATCCTCAATGAGGTGCCGCCTGCCATGCTCGACAGGGTGAAGGAACTTGTAGTGCCCTTCCTGGAAAGAAGGGGTATCAGTATCTTTGGTGTTATACCGCAGGATGAGACCCTCCGCTCCATCCCAATTTCTGACATTGTGGATGGTCTCAATGGTGATATCCTTGTGGGGTCTGACAAGCTTGCAGAGCTTGTGGATAACTACCTTGTGGGTGCAATGGAGGCAGGCTCCGCTATAAAGTATTTCCGCAGGACACCTGACAGCGCGGTGATAACCGGAGGCGACAGGGCGGACATACAGATGGCGGCCATCGAAGCCAGGGTCAAATGTATCATCCTGACAGGAAATATGCAGCCAAGCGGCGCCGTCCTTGCAAGCGCAGAAGCTGTAGGTATTCCCGTTGTACTTGTGAGGGGGGATACCATGAGCACGATCGAAAGGATGGAGCACCTGATCGGTCACGCTCACGTGAAACAGCAGGTCAAGCTTGACAGGATACTCACCCTGCTGGAAAACAATGTCAATGTGGAAGCTATAGCTGAGAGTATGGGCATCAAGATCTGA
- a CDS encoding flavodoxin family protein, translated as MRILAISGSPKKDGNNDTLIKKVLGIAEERGFETDAVLISSSSIAPCTACNACAKERGQCPISDDMQAVYDKLVSADGIIVSSPVYFGTMTSQLKALFDRSVLLRRQGFQLSNKVGAAMAVGGSRNGGQEKTIQSIHEWMHIHGMIVVGDGGHFGGILQKPASEDEEGMKTAVDTVNKLCDVLGMMK; from the coding sequence ATGAGGATACTGGCAATTTCAGGAAGTCCTAAGAAAGACGGAAATAATGACACGCTCATCAAAAAAGTGTTGGGTATTGCCGAGGAAAGAGGCTTTGAGACCGATGCTGTGCTCATCTCCTCGTCTTCAATAGCTCCATGTACGGCCTGTAACGCATGTGCTAAAGAAAGAGGGCAGTGCCCCATAAGCGATGACATGCAGGCAGTTTACGATAAGTTGGTCTCTGCAGATGGGATAATCGTATCTTCCCCTGTTTACTTCGGAACGATGACATCCCAGCTGAAAGCACTCTTTGACAGGAGCGTGCTTCTCAGGAGACAGGGTTTCCAGCTCAGTAATAAGGTCGGTGCTGCCATGGCTGTCGGAGGTTCCAGGAACGGAGGGCAGGAAAAGACCATACAGTCCATCCACGAGTGGATGCATATCCACGGCATGATAGTTGTAGGGGATGGGGGCCACTTTGGCGGAATACTTCAAAAACCCGCATCTGAAGATGAAGAAGGGATGAAAACGGCAGTTGATACTGTCAACAAGCTGTGTGATGTCCTTGGGATGATGAAGTAG